ATCGACCGCACGGTGGGCGTCGCCGTGCTCCCTTTCGCAACCGATCGTCCTCCGGCCGGTCTCCAGCCGTTCCGAACGGCTGGGCGACAGGTTCCAGAACACCCTGCTCTCGCCGCTCCCCCATCGCACACATTCGCCGTCGACGACGCTCCGATGACCGGAACGCGTTCGCGATCGGCTCGTTTCCGACGCGATCGAGCAGCGCGTTTCCCGCCCCGCTGGTCGACCGTCAAGCATCTCGCAATGCTCCCGCCGGATCCACAAGGTCACTCTGCTCCGGCAGATGGTCATAACAGGAGGAACATGCTGGATCACGCAATCCATAAGGTCGGCCTGACTGTTGATGACATCGCCGCCATTTGGCGCGTGCCGAAGGGCACCGTCTACCGCTACGCCCACCAGGCACAATGGCGGCGCTACACCCACAACCGCCGCGTCTACTACCACCCGGACGACGTCATGGACACCTTCGACCCCCCGGCCCAAGACTCCTAGTCGCGACCCTTTTCCTTGCGATACCGCTTCGTCCGATACCCACTTCCTCCGATGCCGCGCACGACCCGCCTCGCCCACCGAGACCATGGGCAAAAACCCGCCGGGGCCGGGCGCGGCCCGACCGGCCCCGGGTCACGAGCACCCGGGACCGGTGAGCGAAAAACCCCGGCAGCGACGCGGGAGGCCGCCCTGCCGGGGGTGTGTCCTTCGCGATGCGATTCCGCGAACGCTCCGCGCGACGATTCTCCGGAGAATTCCGGAGAATCGTCGCGCGGAGCGTTCGCCCTCCGGTCGGCGCGTCAGCCGCGCACTAGCCCGGGACGGTGATGACCTCCGGCTTCCCGGACGCCGTCTCGCCGTCGCCCGCCTCCTCGGCCAGGCGCATGGCCTCGTCGATGAGCGTCTCGACGATCTTCGATTCGGGGACGGTCGCGATGACCTTGCCCTTGACGAAGATCTGCCCCTTGCCGTTCCCGGACGCGACGCCCAGGTCGGCCTCGCGCGCCTCGCCGGGGCCATTGACGACGCAGCCCATCACCGCGACCCGCAGCGGCACCTCCAGCCCGTCCAGCCCGGCGGTGACCTCGTCGGCGAGCTTGTAGACGTCCACCTGGGCCCGGCCGCAGGAGGGGCACGACACGATCTCCAGGCCGCGTTTGCGCAGGCCGAGCGACTCCAGGATCGCGATCCCGACCTTGACCTCCTCGACCGGCGGCGCCGACAGCGACACCCGGATCGTGTCGCCGATGCCCTCCGCCAGCAGAGCGCCGAACGCCACCGACGACTTCACCGTGCCCTGGAACTTCGGCCCCGCCTCGGTCACCCCGAGATGCAGCGGGTAGTCGCACGCGGCTGCCAGCTTCCGGTACGCCGAGATCATCACCAGCGGATCGTGGTGCTTCACCGAGATCTTCAGGTCGCCGAAGCCGTGCTCCTCGAACAGCGAGCACTCCCACAGCGCCGACTCGACCAGCGCGTCGGCCGTGGCGCTGCCGTACTTGGCCAGCAGCCGCTTGTCCAGCGAGCCCGCGTTCACCCCGATCCGGATCGGGACCCGCGCCGCCTCCGCGGCCTTCGCGATCTCCGCGACCTTGTCGTCGAACGCCCTGATGTTGCCCGGGTTCACCCGGACGGCGGCGCACCCGGCGTCGATCGCCGCGAACACGTACTTGGGCTGGAAGTGGATGTCGGCGATCACCGGGATCTGCGACTTGCGGGCGATCTCCGGCAGGGCCTCGGCGTCGTCGGCCGAGGGCACCGCCACCCGCACGATCTGGCATCCGGACGCCGTCAGCTGCGCGATCTGCTGGAGGGTCGCATTCACGTCCGCCGTGACCGTGGTGGTCATCGACTGGACGCTCACCGGCGCCGTGCCGCCGACCTGCACGGCCCGGTCGTCGTGGCCCAGGGTCAGCTGTCTGCTCTTCCGCCGCGGGCTGAGCACTGGCGCCACCTTGGGCATACCGAGATCGACCATGTCCGATCATCCTCTCTTCGGTCACCGGGCTCCGGACCGACGGCCGCCGGGATCGCCGGCGGTCATCGCGGGCTCGTCTCCGCACCCGTCCGGGCGGAGACGCGCAGGTCGGCGTGGTAGTCCCGCACCGTCCGGGCGATCTCCTCGCCGGACAGGCCCATGTCGGCCAGGAGACCGGTCCGGTCGCCGTGCTCGATGAAGGCACGGGGAAGGCCGAGGTTGCGGACGGGGGTGCGCACGCCCTCGTCGGCGCAGGCCTGGGCGAGGCAAGCGCCGACGCCGCCGGTGCGGGAGCTGTCCTCGACGGTGACGACGAGCTGGTGCCGGGCAGCGAGGCCGGTCAGGGCGGGATTGACCGGGATCACCCAGCGCGGATCGATGATGGTGACGCCGATGCCCTGGTCTTCCAGGATGTCGGCGGCCTGGAGGCACGCCTCGGCGAGCACCCCCGTGGAGACGATGAGCACGTCGAGGGAGAGCCCGCGGCTGCGGCGCAGCAGGTCCATGCCGTCGACGCGGACGACGGCGTCGATGTCCGGCCCGGCGGTGGCCTTCGGGAAGCGCAGGACGGTCGGCCCGTCGCTGACCTCCACGGCCTCCCGGAGGGTCTCGCGGAGCCGGGCGGGGTCGCGGGGCGCGGCGACCCGCACGCCGGGCACCACGCCGAGGATCGACATGTCCCACATGCCGTGGTGGCTGGCGCCGTCCGGGCCGGTGATCCCGGCGCGGTCCAGCACGAACGTCACCGGCAGGCGGTGCAGGGCGACGTCCATGACGACCTGGTCGAACGCCCGATTGAGGAACGTGGAGTAGACGGCGACGACGGGGTGCAGCCCGCCGAGGGCCAGCCCGGCCGCGGAACCGGCGGCGTGCTGTTCGGCGATGCCGACGTCGTACATGCGGTCGGGGAACCGTTCCGCGAACGCGGACAGCCCCGTGGGTCCGGGCATGGCGGCGGTGATGGCGACGACCTCGTCGTGGTCCTCGCCCACCGCGCACAGCTCGTCGGCGAAGATCTTCGTCCAGGAGGTGCCGGACGACGCGGGCGCCTTCCCGGTCTCCGGGTCGATCTTGCCGATGCCGTGCATGTGGTCGGCCTGGTCGTTCTCGGCGGGCGCGTAGCCCCGGCCCTTCCGGGTGACGACGTGCACGACCACGGGACGGCCCATGGCGCGCGCCGCCTCCAGGGCCCGTTCGCAGGCGGACACGTCGTGCCCGTTGACGGGGCCGATGTAGCCGAAGCCCATGGTGGTGAAGAGGTTGTCCTCCGCCGCGCGGCCGTCGCGGGTGTAGACCTCCAGCCACGAGTCGGACGAGTTCCGCAGGTGCTGGAGGTGCCGGCCGATCCCGCCGATGGTCGGGGCGTAGGAGCGGCCGTTGTCGTTCAGCACGACGATCACCGGCCGGTCGGGGGCGCCGGCCAGGTTGTTGAGGCCCTCCCACGCCATGCCGCCGGTCAGCGCGCCGTCGCCGATCACCGCGACCACGGACCGGTCGGCGAGCCCGCGGCGCTGGTAGGCCTTGGCCAGGCCGTCCGCGTAGGAGAGCGCGGTCGAGGCGTGCGAGTTCTCCACCAGGTCGTGCACCGACTCGGCCTGCGACGGGTACCCGGACAGACCGCCGCGCTGGCGGAGCCGGTCGAAGCCGTCCGCCCGGCCGGTGAGCAGCTTGTGCACGTACGACTGGTGGCCGGTGTCGAAGATGAACTTGTCGTCGGGCGAGGCGAACACGCGGTGCAGCGCGATCATCAGCTCCACCACGCCGAGGTTGGGACCGAGGTGCCCGCCGGTGCGGGCCACGGCCCCCACCAGGAAATCGCGGATCTCCGCCGCCAGCGCGGGCAGTTCCTCCGCGGGCAGTTCCCGCAGATCAGCCGGGTCGCGGATGCCTTCCAGCAATGTCCTTGGTGGCCCTTCTCCGGGCCGCTCCGTTGCGGCCGCGGACGTGCGGGCCCGCGACGCGGACTGCGCCGTGCCCGGATGGTCCAGCTCGCGCGGCAGGGCGAAGTGCATCCCCTCCGTGACCGGCTCGATCTCCTGGACCTCGTCGTATCCTCGTTCGCGCAACCAGGTCAGCACGTCCTGGACGAGTTCGTCGGGGACGGACGCGCCGCTCGTCAGCCCGACGGTCGTCACGCCGTCGAGCCACGACTCGTCGATCTCCTCGGCACAGTCCACGAGGTGGGCGGCGGTGCCGCACTCCCGTGCGACCTCGACCAGGCGGACGGAGTTGGACGAGTTCGCCGAGCCGACGACGATGACCAGCTCGGAGGCCGCCGCGATCTCTTTCACCGCGACCTGGCGGTTCTGGGTGGCGTAGCAGATGTCGTCCGACGGCGGATCCATCAGGTTGGGGAACCGCCGGCGGAGGGCCGCGACCGTGGCGAGGGTCTCGTCCACCGACAAGGTGGTCTGCGACAGCCACACGACGCGGTCGGGGTCGCGCACCTGCACGTTCTTCACATCGTCCGGTCCGTCGACCAGGTGGATGTGGTCCGGGGCCTCGCCCAGGGTGCCGATGACCTCTTCGTGGCCGTCGTGCCCGATCAGCAGGATGTCGTAGTCCGCCTCGGCGAAGCGGACGGCCTCCCGGTGGACCTTGGTGACGAGCGGGCACGTGGCGTCGATCGTCGTGAGGTTCTGGGCTCTGGCCTCCTCGTGCACGGACGGCGCCACCCCGTGCGCGGAGAACACGACGGTGGCGCCCTCGGGCACCTCCTCGGTCTCCTCGACGAAGATGACGCCGCGTTCCTCCAGGGACTTCACGACGAAGGTGTTGTGGACGATCTGCTTCCGCACGTAGACGGGGGGTCCGTACTTCTCCAGGCAGATCTCTACGGTCCGCACGGCCCGCTCCACGCCGGCGCAGGAACTGCGCGGCTTCGCGAGCAGGACGCGGCGATGGGAAAGCGCCATGATTCCTCTCAGGGTGGGCTGTCTCGTCTTAATGGAGGGAGGACGTCAGCTCATCCGGCTGAGCTCGTTCCATGTCCGCGGGGGTGTCCACGGTCCAGCGGCCGACCGCCATCTCGGCGGTGATCCCGGGACCGAAGCCCGCGATCACGCCGGTGTCGCCGGGCGTCATCTCGTCGTCCTCGAACAGCCTGCGCAGCGCGTCCAGCACGACCGCGCTGGCGATGTTGCCGTACTGGGTCAGCGTCGCCCAGCTGTAACGGAACATGTCCCGGTCGACGTCGAGGAACTTGGCGAGGTCGTCCAGGATGCGGGGGCCGCCGGCGTGGATGATGTAGAAGTCGAGGTTGCGGACGTCCCAGCCGTGGGCCGCCGCGAGCTCGCGCAGCACCGGGGCGAGGGGCTCCATCGTCCCGGGCACCCGGCGGTCGAGCTGGAAGTGGAAGCCGGTCTCCCGGACGGCGTAGGAGATCCATTCCTCGGTGCCGGGGATGAGGTACGACGAGTTGCGCTCCAGCGCGACGCCGAAGCCGCCGCTGCCCCGCACCACCGCCGCTCCGACGGCGTCGCCGAACAGCCCGTCCGACAGCAGCGCGCCGATGTTGTCGTCGCCCGGCTGGTAGCACAGTGAGCAAAGCTCGCACGACACGATCAGGACGTTGCTCTCGGGGTGGGCGGTGCAGAACTCCTGGGCGCGGTTGATCGCCGCGCCGCCCGCCGCGCAGCCGAGCTGGGCGATGGGGATCTGCCGGGTGTCGTACCGGAAGCCCATGTTGTTGATCAACCAGGCGGTCAGCGACGGCATCATGAAGCCCGTGCACGACACGTAGATGATGGCGTCGATGTCGCGCACCGTCACCGCGGCGTTCGCCAAGGCCTCCTCGATGACCTCGGGGCACCGCTTCTTGGACTCGGCCTCGTAGAGGCGGTTGCGCTCCTCGAAGCCGGGGTGGAGCAGGGCCTCCTCAATGGGCTGGACGATGTGCCGTTTCTTCACCCCGGTGTTCTGGATCAGGCGGAGCGCCAAGGGGAGCTGCGGTTTTCCCGCGTGCACCTTCTCGGCGAACTCCAGGGTGTCCTCCATGGTGACGACGTACTCCGGCACACGAATCGACGGCTTGCACAGCGTTGGCATGTATCGGATCCACTTTCTTCAGAGGCCACACGTTGCGGTCCGGGCCGGGGCGGGCGGCGGGGATGGGCCGAACCGCCGCGACCGGTGTCCGAGGAGTT
The sequence above is drawn from the Actinomadura hallensis genome and encodes:
- a CDS encoding 1-deoxy-D-xylulose-5-phosphate synthase, translating into MHFALPRELDHPGTAQSASRARTSAAATERPGEGPPRTLLEGIRDPADLRELPAEELPALAAEIRDFLVGAVARTGGHLGPNLGVVELMIALHRVFASPDDKFIFDTGHQSYVHKLLTGRADGFDRLRQRGGLSGYPSQAESVHDLVENSHASTALSYADGLAKAYQRRGLADRSVVAVIGDGALTGGMAWEGLNNLAGAPDRPVIVVLNDNGRSYAPTIGGIGRHLQHLRNSSDSWLEVYTRDGRAAEDNLFTTMGFGYIGPVNGHDVSACERALEAARAMGRPVVVHVVTRKGRGYAPAENDQADHMHGIGKIDPETGKAPASSGTSWTKIFADELCAVGEDHDEVVAITAAMPGPTGLSAFAERFPDRMYDVGIAEQHAAGSAAGLALGGLHPVVAVYSTFLNRAFDQVVMDVALHRLPVTFVLDRAGITGPDGASHHGMWDMSILGVVPGVRVAAPRDPARLRETLREAVEVSDGPTVLRFPKATAGPDIDAVVRVDGMDLLRRSRGLSLDVLIVSTGVLAEACLQAADILEDQGIGVTIIDPRWVIPVNPALTGLAARHQLVVTVEDSSRTGGVGACLAQACADEGVRTPVRNLGLPRAFIEHGDRTGLLADMGLSGEEIARTVRDYHADLRVSARTGAETSPR
- the ispG gene encoding flavodoxin-dependent (E)-4-hydroxy-3-methylbut-2-enyl-diphosphate synthase gives rise to the protein MVDLGMPKVAPVLSPRRKSRQLTLGHDDRAVQVGGTAPVSVQSMTTTVTADVNATLQQIAQLTASGCQIVRVAVPSADDAEALPEIARKSQIPVIADIHFQPKYVFAAIDAGCAAVRVNPGNIRAFDDKVAEIAKAAEAARVPIRIGVNAGSLDKRLLAKYGSATADALVESALWECSLFEEHGFGDLKISVKHHDPLVMISAYRKLAAACDYPLHLGVTEAGPKFQGTVKSSVAFGALLAEGIGDTIRVSLSAPPVEEVKVGIAILESLGLRKRGLEIVSCPSCGRAQVDVYKLADEVTAGLDGLEVPLRVAVMGCVVNGPGEAREADLGVASGNGKGQIFVKGKVIATVPESKIVETLIDEAMRLAEEAGDGETASGKPEVITVPG
- a CDS encoding type III polyketide synthase — its product is MPTLCKPSIRVPEYVVTMEDTLEFAEKVHAGKPQLPLALRLIQNTGVKKRHIVQPIEEALLHPGFEERNRLYEAESKKRCPEVIEEALANAAVTVRDIDAIIYVSCTGFMMPSLTAWLINNMGFRYDTRQIPIAQLGCAAGGAAINRAQEFCTAHPESNVLIVSCELCSLCYQPGDDNIGALLSDGLFGDAVGAAVVRGSGGFGVALERNSSYLIPGTEEWISYAVRETGFHFQLDRRVPGTMEPLAPVLRELAAAHGWDVRNLDFYIIHAGGPRILDDLAKFLDVDRDMFRYSWATLTQYGNIASAVVLDALRRLFEDDEMTPGDTGVIAGFGPGITAEMAVGRWTVDTPADMERAQPDELTSSLH
- a CDS encoding helix-turn-helix domain-containing protein encodes the protein MLDHAIHKVGLTVDDIAAIWRVPKGTVYRYAHQAQWRRYTHNRRVYYHPDDVMDTFDPPAQDS